The following proteins come from a genomic window of Pseudomonas hygromyciniae:
- a CDS encoding SDR family oxidoreductase, whose protein sequence is MSGFWNQAFDLSGRCAVITGGAAGIGLACASLLVERGARVALLDRDPAVVEVAASLGNGHIGLAVDLRQLDQVQSSIDYVFAHFKRLDYLVNSAGVVMLDKAIDVSENAWDTTLDINLKASFFVAQACARHMLAQGSGRIVNLASQAAVIGLDRHVAYCASKAAIVGMTKVLAMEWAPHITVNAISPTIVETALGKKAWAGEVGERAKLQIPAGRFAQPDEIAGLALYLLSDAAQMITGANMVIDGGYSIQ, encoded by the coding sequence ATGTCTGGATTCTGGAACCAAGCCTTCGACCTCAGCGGCCGTTGCGCCGTGATCACCGGCGGGGCCGCGGGGATTGGTCTGGCGTGCGCCAGCCTGCTGGTGGAGCGTGGTGCCCGCGTGGCCTTGCTTGACCGCGATCCGGCCGTGGTTGAAGTGGCCGCCAGCCTGGGCAACGGGCATATCGGCCTTGCCGTCGACCTGCGCCAACTCGACCAGGTGCAGAGCAGCATCGACTACGTGTTCGCGCACTTCAAACGCCTGGACTATCTGGTCAACAGCGCCGGCGTGGTGATGCTGGACAAGGCCATCGACGTCAGCGAAAACGCCTGGGACACCACCCTGGATATCAACCTCAAGGCCAGCTTCTTCGTGGCCCAGGCCTGCGCCCGACACATGCTCGCCCAGGGCAGCGGGCGCATAGTCAACCTGGCGTCCCAGGCCGCGGTGATCGGCCTGGACCGACACGTGGCGTATTGCGCGAGCAAGGCTGCGATTGTCGGCATGACCAAGGTCCTGGCCATGGAATGGGCACCGCACATCACTGTAAATGCCATCTCCCCCACCATCGTCGAGACCGCCCTGGGCAAGAAAGCCTGGGCGGGCGAAGTGGGCGAACGGGCCAAATTGCAGATCCCGGCAGGCCGTTTTGCCCAGCCCGATGAAATCGCCGGGCTGGCGTTGTACCTGCTCAGCGATGCCGCCCAGATGATCACCGGCGCCAATATGGTGATCGACGGCGGCTACAGCATTCAGTAA
- a CDS encoding MDR/zinc-dependent alcohol dehydrogenase-like family protein — MSTATERTAEQLHPVIPKTMQAVVCHGPEDYRLETVDVPTPGPDEILTKVELCGICMGDIKTYRGAPSFWGDAEQPRYVKPPMIPGHEFVCRVVALGPGAEKRGVKVGDRVISEQIVPCWGCRFCNHGQYWMCQKHDLYGFQNNVQGAMAQYMIFTKEGIIHQVPDSIAPDEAILIEPLACSLHAAERANVDFDDVVVVAGAGTLGLGIIGAVRMRNPKRLIVLDMKPERAELALRMGADEVWNPAEVDVLAKIREITDGYGCDIYIEATGHHKAVNQGLAMLRKLGRFVEFSVFNDEATVDWSIIGDRKELDVLGSHLGPYMYPRAIDFIGKRKIDMRDVVTHKFALADFKEAFAVMERGDKSLKVVLEP, encoded by the coding sequence ATGTCCACCGCTACCGAACGTACCGCCGAACAACTCCACCCGGTGATCCCCAAGACCATGCAGGCCGTGGTCTGCCATGGTCCGGAAGACTATCGCCTGGAAACCGTCGACGTGCCCACACCCGGCCCCGACGAGATTCTGACCAAGGTCGAGCTGTGTGGCATCTGCATGGGCGATATCAAGACCTATCGCGGCGCACCATCGTTCTGGGGCGACGCCGAGCAGCCGCGCTACGTCAAGCCGCCGATGATTCCCGGGCATGAGTTTGTCTGTCGCGTAGTCGCCCTGGGCCCGGGTGCCGAAAAGCGTGGAGTGAAAGTCGGCGACCGGGTGATTTCCGAGCAGATCGTGCCGTGCTGGGGCTGCCGCTTCTGCAACCACGGCCAGTACTGGATGTGCCAGAAACACGACCTCTACGGGTTCCAGAACAACGTCCAGGGCGCCATGGCCCAGTACATGATTTTCACCAAGGAAGGCATCATCCACCAGGTGCCGGACTCCATCGCACCGGACGAGGCGATCCTGATCGAACCCCTCGCCTGCTCGCTGCACGCGGCGGAACGGGCCAATGTGGATTTCGACGATGTGGTGGTCGTGGCCGGCGCCGGCACCCTGGGCCTGGGGATCATCGGCGCGGTGCGCATGCGCAACCCCAAACGCCTGATCGTGCTCGACATGAAACCCGAACGCGCCGAACTGGCCCTGCGCATGGGCGCCGATGAGGTCTGGAACCCGGCCGAGGTCGATGTACTGGCGAAAATCCGCGAAATCACCGACGGTTATGGCTGCGACATTTACATCGAAGCCACCGGGCACCACAAGGCGGTGAACCAGGGCCTGGCGATGCTGCGCAAGCTGGGGCGCTTTGTCGAATTCAGCGTATTCAACGACGAGGCCACGGTAGATTGGTCGATCATTGGCGACCGCAAGGAACTGGACGTGCTCGGTTCACACCTGGGGCCCTACATGTACCCACGGGCCATCGACTTTATCGGCAAGCGCAAGATCGACATGCGCGACGTAGTGACCCACAAGTTTGCGTTGGCGGATTTCAAGGAAGCGTTTGCGGTGATGGAGCGCGGGGACAAGTCCTTGAAGGTTGTACTCGAACCCTGA
- a CDS encoding dihydroxyacetone kinase subunit DhaK encodes MNRVINDPDQVVEDMLRGILVAHPELRQSDTNPRVISKAKPSGPGRVGIVTGGGSGHEPAFLGYVGPGLVDAVAVGEIFSSPTAKSFFDAFRAADHGAGVACLYGNYAGDNMNVKLAMKMAASKDMQIRTVVANDDVASAPKADIAKRRGVAGEIFMWKIGGAAAAQHYDLDGVIRVAQKAVDHCRSIGIGLTPCTIAAVGKPNFQIPDGQMELGIGHHGEPGIEVIPIESAAAMAARMLAPILADRDFSQDDSVVVLVSGLGATPVMELYIFYAEVESQLKAKGLKIHRCYVGNYFTSLEMMGVTLTLLGLDAELKTLIDQPCRSIGMTQAE; translated from the coding sequence ATGAATCGAGTCATCAACGATCCGGACCAAGTGGTCGAGGACATGCTGCGCGGCATTCTGGTCGCCCATCCCGAACTGCGCCAAAGCGACACCAACCCCCGCGTGATCAGCAAGGCCAAGCCCTCGGGCCCAGGCCGCGTGGGCATCGTCACCGGCGGTGGCTCCGGCCATGAGCCGGCGTTTCTGGGTTATGTGGGCCCCGGCCTGGTGGACGCCGTGGCCGTCGGCGAAATCTTCTCTTCGCCCACCGCCAAAAGCTTTTTCGATGCCTTCCGCGCCGCCGATCACGGCGCGGGCGTGGCCTGCCTGTACGGCAACTATGCCGGCGACAACATGAACGTGAAGCTGGCGATGAAAATGGCCGCCAGCAAGGATATGCAGATACGCACCGTGGTGGCCAACGATGACGTGGCGTCGGCGCCCAAGGCCGATATCGCCAAGCGGCGCGGGGTGGCCGGGGAAATCTTCATGTGGAAAATCGGCGGTGCCGCCGCCGCCCAACACTATGACCTGGATGGGGTGATTCGCGTCGCGCAGAAGGCCGTCGATCACTGTCGCTCCATCGGTATCGGCCTGACGCCCTGCACCATCGCGGCGGTGGGCAAGCCGAACTTCCAGATCCCGGACGGCCAGATGGAGCTGGGTATCGGCCACCACGGCGAACCCGGCATCGAAGTGATTCCGATCGAGTCCGCCGCCGCCATGGCCGCGCGCATGCTGGCACCGATCCTCGCCGACCGGGATTTCAGCCAGGATGACAGCGTGGTGGTGCTGGTCTCGGGGCTGGGCGCGACGCCGGTGATGGAGCTGTACATTTTCTACGCCGAAGTCGAAAGCCAGCTCAAGGCCAAGGGCCTGAAGATCCATCGCTGCTACGTCGGCAACTACTTCACCTCCCTGGAAATGATGGGCGTGACCCTGACCCTGCTGGGCCTGGATGCCGAGCTGAAAACCCTGATCGACCAACCTTGCCGCTCCATCGGCATGACCCAGGCGGAATAA
- the dhaL gene encoding dihydroxyacetone kinase subunit DhaL, translated as MSQHFSTHDGSAIVTDLVSVIVANREYLSEVDGAIGDGDHGVNMAKGFAHCGRTLEGRQLTLAEALDELTLSLMEGIGGSMGPLYGSLFIGMADEVRSSENIDAATFAHLLRGGLTSLQDITEAGVGDKCLMDTLIPAVEAFERAQAGGASFADALDAMKSAASQGRDSTKDLVAKIGRASRLGERSLGVLDAGAVSCCLILTQLADSIQPRLTL; from the coding sequence ATGAGCCAGCATTTCTCTACCCACGACGGCAGCGCGATTGTCACTGACCTGGTGAGCGTGATCGTCGCCAACCGTGAATACCTCAGCGAAGTCGACGGCGCGATTGGCGATGGCGACCACGGCGTCAACATGGCCAAGGGCTTCGCCCATTGCGGCCGCACCCTTGAGGGCCGACAGCTGACCCTGGCCGAAGCCCTGGATGAACTGACCTTGAGCCTGATGGAAGGCATCGGCGGCTCCATGGGCCCGCTGTATGGCAGCCTGTTTATCGGCATGGCCGACGAAGTGCGCAGCAGCGAAAACATTGATGCCGCCACCTTCGCCCATTTACTGCGCGGCGGCCTGACCTCGTTGCAGGACATCACCGAAGCCGGCGTGGGCGACAAGTGTTTGATGGATACCTTGATTCCGGCGGTTGAGGCGTTTGAACGGGCGCAGGCAGGCGGCGCATCCTTCGCTGATGCCCTGGACGCGATGAAAAGTGCAGCCTCACAAGGGCGCGACTCGACCAAGGACCTAGTGGCCAAGATCGGCCGGGCCAGCCGCCTGGGCGAACGGTCGCTGGGGGTGCTGGACGCCGGGGCGGTGTCCTGCTGCCTGATCCTCACGCAACTGGCGGACTCGATCCAACCCCGTCTGACCCTGTAG